The DNA segment CCATGTCGAGATGGAATCCCTTCGGAAGGAGTTTACAAGATTAAACACCAGCGTATGCGAGTCAAATAAGCGTTTGGATGCTGTCGAGCTGCGCGTGGCCGCGGTCGAGGAGCGGCTGGATGCTCGCGCGTCTGATCCCGCGCCCGACCGAGCGGTCACTGAACTCGTCGATCACCTGAAATCACAACTCAATGAACGCGAGCAGGAGAGCCTGATAAATGATATTCAGATAACAGGCCTACCAGAAAGTTCAGGGGAGAATACTGAGCATATTGTCGGTCTGGTCTTTAAGAAAGTAGGCATAGATGTGGATCACCGTGATATTGTAACTGTCGCGCGTAAAGGAGCTAAAAATCCTAACATTGTAGGCGAGCAACCGAGACCCAGACCTATCGTTGTTCGTCTGGCCCGCACGACGGTAAAAGACAGCATACTCAGGGCAGCGCGCGTGCGGCGTGGCCTAGACACTACAGGCATCCTAGAAGGTCCTTCGCAGCGCATATATCTGAATGAAT comes from the Aricia agestis chromosome 6, ilAriAges1.1, whole genome shotgun sequence genome and includes:
- the LOC121728094 gene encoding uncharacterized protein LOC121728094, producing MESLRKEFTRLNTSVCESNKRLDAVELRVAAVEERLDARASDPAPDRAVTELVDHLKSQLNEREQESLINDIQITGLPESSGENTEHIVGLVFKKVGIDVDHRDIVTVARKGAKNPNIVGEQPRPRPIVVRLARTTVKDSILRAARVRRGLDTTGILEGPSQRIYLNEYLTKFNRVLFYKAREESRRHNAITFSSPVLS